The following proteins are co-located in the Roseovarius arcticus genome:
- the mmsB gene encoding 3-hydroxyisobutyrate dehydrogenase translates to MQIGFIGLGNMGGPMAANLAAAGHDVAGFDPAGVTAEGVTSAASAEDAARGVDVVITMLPNGDILRSVAAQIIPVMAKGAVFLDCSTVDVTSARDVAAQAQDAGLSALDAPVSGGTGGAAGGTLTFMVGGDEAGFATASPLFEIMGQKAVHCGPSGNGQAAKICNNMILGTTMIVTCEAFALADKLGLDRQAMFDVVSTSSGYSWSMNAYCPAPGVGPKSPADNDYTPGFAAELMLKDLALAQQAAEAVNADTPLGTAARALYAQFVEEEDGRGRDFSAMLPRLAARSRS, encoded by the coding sequence ATGCAAATCGGATTCATCGGACTAGGCAATATGGGCGGGCCAATGGCTGCCAATCTGGCAGCCGCTGGACATGACGTAGCAGGCTTTGACCCCGCAGGCGTTACCGCAGAGGGCGTCACTTCTGCCGCCAGCGCCGAGGATGCAGCCAGAGGGGTCGATGTTGTCATCACCATGCTGCCAAATGGCGATATTCTACGCAGCGTTGCGGCACAGATCATCCCTGTCATGGCCAAGGGTGCCGTCTTTCTGGATTGCTCGACCGTCGATGTGACCAGCGCCCGCGACGTAGCGGCGCAGGCCCAAGACGCGGGCCTGTCGGCGCTAGACGCGCCCGTATCGGGCGGCACTGGCGGCGCAGCAGGCGGCACGCTTACCTTCATGGTCGGCGGCGATGAGGCAGGATTTGCCACCGCCAGCCCCCTCTTTGAGATTATGGGGCAAAAGGCTGTTCATTGCGGCCCGTCCGGCAATGGCCAGGCCGCCAAGATCTGCAACAACATGATCCTTGGCACGACAATGATCGTCACCTGCGAGGCCTTCGCGCTGGCCGACAAGCTGGGGCTGGACAGACAGGCGATGTTCGATGTGGTCAGCACGTCGTCGGGCTATAGCTGGTCGATGAATGCCTATTGTCCCGCGCCGGGCGTCGGCCCGAAATCACCTGCTGACAACGACTATACGCCCGGCTTTGCCGCCGAGTTGATGCTCAAGGACTTGGCCCTCGCCCAGCAGGCCGCCGAAGCGGTTAACGCAGACACGCCGCTCGGCACTGCCGCGCGCGCGCTCTATGCGCAATTCGTTGAGGAGGAGGACGGCAGGGGCCGCGATTTCAGCGCGATGCTGCCGAGGCTGGCAGCCCGCAGTCGCAGCTAA